The genomic region GGCTTGACCCTCTCGGCACCTCTGTTAGTGGCAATCGCAGTTGCGGTCAAGATCGACTCTGCTGGACCGGTCGTATTTGTTCAGGATAGAGTGGGCGAAAACGGGCGCCCGTTTCAGCTGGTCAAGTTTCGAACGATGGTTGTGGGCGCGGACGAGCGCCTCGCGGAGTTGGTCGACCTCGATAACCTGGAGGAGCCTGTATTTAAGGTCAGAGATGACCCCAGAGTTACCAGGGTCGGCCGATTCTTGCGTCGTTTCAGTCTGGATGAGCTGCCCCAGTTTCTCAATGTGTTGCGAGGCGAAATGAGTTTGGTGGGCCCGCGCCCGGAGGAGGAATGGCTGGTTCGACTGTATAACGACCGTCAGCGCCGGCGTCTGGCCGTCAAACCTGGAATCACGGGCCCAATGCAAATCAATGGTCGGGCCAATCTGACTCTGAATCAGCGCCTCGACCTGGAATTGAACTATATCGAAAACTATTCGTTGCGGCGCGACTTACTGATACTTCTCAAAACTTTGCCGGCTGTCGTCCAGGGTTACGGCGCGTATTAATGAGAAAATTGTCAATGGTCAATTGCAGAGGCTACACGTAGAGGCTGTTCTTGAGTGCTCTTATCGAAATTCCCATGAACCGCATTCTTCTGGCCGGTATAATCATCGTGATGGTTTTGTTTGCCCAATCCTGTGTGCCGCCGCAACAGGACATGTTGGAGTCTGGTGCGACCCAACCAGCCGTGGCAGATGAGGCTGATATGACAGCGACCGCCATCGCGTCAATGCCGACTCCCACCCCGGCGCCAACCGATACGCCGACATCGGAGCCGCTGGTGCCAACCCTGGCGCTAAACACTGTCGAGCCAACGGATCTTCTGCAGCGGCAAAAAACTCTGACCGCTGAACCAACCATCGGGCCAACGGCAACCTTGCCTGCCGAGATAACTGAAGTTCCCATGGACCAGCCACCGTTGCCAACGAACACGCCTGCGGTTGACTCTTCGCAGGAAGCGGATACACTTGTTCCGGTCGTGGAACAATTTGCTGAAGGGCCACTTTTTTCAGCGCCGGAACCGGGAAGTCTCCGCAGCCGTCTCGGAGTAGGTGTACCACGTCATGTGTCGGATCAGTACCTGGACCAGGGATTGGCGCAGCGGTTGGGCTTTGGTTGGTACCTGGATTGGGGTCCCAATGAGGCCCCACCTGAGATTGAAGGGGTCGAATTTGCGCAGATGATCCGTGTGTATGGCCCTGATTTCGTGCCCAATCGTCAGTCGATTGCCAATGTCCTTGCCACGAACCGCGGCGCTCTCTGGATCATCGGCAACGAGCCCGATGTGCCCTGGCAGGATAACCAGACCGCCGGGGGCTATGCCCAGGCCTATCATGAGCTTCATACTTTCATCAAATCGTTGGACCCCAATGCACAGGTTGCGATCGGTGGTGTTTCACAGATTACGCCCCTGCGCCTCCAGTACCTGGATGATGTTTTGACGGCCTATGAACGGATGTTTGGACAGCCCATGCCGGTAGATGTTTGGAATATCCATACCTTTATCCTGAGAGAGGAAAGGGATTCCTGGGGCGTCTCCATTCCGCCAGGTATGGATGTCTCCCAGGGCATACTTTGGGAGATTGAAGACCACGATAATCTGGAGTTGTTCAAAAAACAGATTATTGAGTTTCGGCGCTGGATGGCTGAAAAGGGTGAGAGGGAAAAGCCTCTTATTGTGACGGAATATGGTATATTGATGCCAGAGGGCTATGGCTTTGAGGATGAAGATGTAATTCAGTTCATGGAAGGTAGCTTTGATTTCATGCTCGAAAGCCGTGATTCAGAAACCGGTCTGCCCGGCGACGACAACCGGCTGGTGCAGCGATTGACCTGGTTTAGCCTGGGCGATGACCAGTACCCCACGGGCAATCTTCTGGATCCGGCTACCGGCGAGCTTACGCCGGTGGGTGAAGCATTTGCCGGCTATGCTGCGCGCCTGGATGCGAATTAGCAGGGGCGACAGGCTCGTTCTATCGGCTTATCGCGCCAGATGGCGCTTTGGAGAATTCCATGCGAAATGTTAGAAACTGGGTATTATTGATATTGGTGATGGGCTCCATGCTTTTGATGCCATTGGCTTCCTACGCCGACCCGGGGGAGTCGAACTGCTACTATCCCTCGTTGTCCGAACGATTTGGCGTGACAGTGCGCTCCGATACCAACATCGATCTCTATGATGTTGAGTTGCTCTCGGCCGGACGCTACCTCAATTGGCTGGCACACCCCTACGCTTCTCACCCCAATCAGATGCACTACTACAGGATGATCCGCATCACTGAGAATGCCTTTTACCCCTCGGGTGAGCAGCTTACTGATACAGCCCGCCTCAATCCGGGAACCACTTGGATTATCGGCAACGAGGCGGATGTTATCTGGCAGGACAATGTCACACCGGAGGTGTATGCCCGCCGTTATCACGATGCCTACGAGACCATCATTGCTGCAGATCCCACGGCGAAATTTGTCATCAACGGTGTGGTACAGGTGTCGGAGCTGCGTCTGGAATGGTTGAATCAAGTATTGGCGGCCTATCAGAACATGTACGGTACCAATATTCCGGTCGATATGTGGAACGTGCATACCTATGTGGGCAACGAAATGCATCGCATGTGGGGCTTTGACCTGCCTCCAGGCATTGACAATGCGCCCGGCTATACCGGCAATGAGTCAGGAGAGTGGTTTGAGGCGGGCTATGGTCCGGCGGGCGATGACATCATCCATCTCAGCAACCACCTTGGCAGCCAGGCCTGGTTTGCCTTCCACGGCAGCGAAGTCACTGTTCACCTTGGTACAGCGCCCGACGCGGGCATCGTGGAAATCTTCGCTGATCTGAATCCTGTACCGGTTGCGACGGTGGATCTTTATGCGCCCGACTGGGGAATGACCGAGGTGACTATCAGCGGGCTGACCAGCGACCCTCCCCCCATTGGCGATCGGCATCACATCCGGCTGCGTGTCACAGGGGAAAACACACCGCCATCCTTCAATACCTGGGTGCGGGTTGATGCGATCGAGGCGCCCTCTACTGCCGGCCTTCCCAATGGACGGCTGGAAAGTCATGCCAGGCCTCGAGCCCATATCGAGAGGGATTTGGAAAATCATGACAATATCGCCATGATCGAGCAACAGATCCGCGATTTTAGGCAGTGGATGGCGGACCACGGCCAGCGGGACAAGCCATTGATCCATACGGAGTATGGGATTCTCATGCCGGAGGAATTCGGTTTCGATTACCCCAGGGTCAGTCAGTTCATGCTGAATAGCTTCGATCTGTTGGCCGGCGATTTCACCGATCCGGACACCGGCTACCCCGCCGACGGCAATCGACTGTTGCAGGAGTGGTTCTGGTTTTCGCTGGCAATCGAGGAGTTCGATGGCTTCATCAACAAGAGTGGCCTGTTTGACCCCTATACAACCCAGATAAAGGCATTGGGAGAGGACTTCGCCGGCTATGTTGTGCCCAGATCCAATGACTATGTTGATCTGGCAGCAGCGTCGCTTACTTTCACGTCCACATGGTCTTTATTTGCCAGTGCACCCAGTTGGGTACAGGTTGAGGCTGGCGCTGTCAACAAGGGAACCATCGACTCTGGCTCGTTTTATATGAACCTGGTTGATGGATGGACCACGGTCAGCAGCCAGTGGTTCAGTGGCCTTTCAGCGCGCTACTCTGGCAACGCCAGTGGTTCGACCAATCACAATTGGTACCCCGTGTCCGATGGTAGCAACGTGCTTGTTCTCCATGTCGATGGACTCGGCCAGGTTGACGAACCCTGCGAATCGAACAACTACCTGAGTGTTCCCCTGGACGCACCACCGTTCACCGATCTGGCGTTGAGTAACCCCAGGACGATTCCCGAGACTATCCCGCATCCTGGCTCTGGCCAGCAAGCGGATGTCACTATTCTGGCGGACCTGCAAAACCTGGGAGGCCTGGGCACGGCTGACAACCAGGTCGTCATCAGGCTTTGGCGCGGCGACCCGGACGCAGGTGGCGTTGCAATCGATGATGTGGTGATTACGCCCAGCACCATGACACTGCCGACCACTGTGCAGTTCGATTGGACAGATGTTCCGCCAGCCTTTCATGATATGACCATTGAAGTGATTCCTGTGCCGGAGGAAACGAACCTGGATAACAACCGTGTTCAGATCAGTTTCCTGTTATCGGACCACGCAGTCTTTATTCCGACGATGCTGTCAGGGCTGGGAGACGGGATTGAATCCTTGGATCAACAGGTGGAGCTGCCTCAGCCTGCGGCATTGCATCAACCAGAATTCCCGTCCGTGCTGGACAAGATCAGTCACATGATCCCGCCAGATTATTTGGGAGGCGAATAAGCACCATGGCTGACAAAAACGAGAAAACAGAACGAACCATCTTTCATTCACGGGCACTCTTGTTCTGGGTGGTTGCCGCAACATTGATCGTTGGCTCGCTGGCTGCATTGCCTGTGGCCTGGGCGCTTCCTGATCAAGCTCCCGATTTTCAGACCGTGCCAACGCGCACCCCAACCCCCACATCTCCCGGCAGTGGCCCAACACCAACCGACCCGCCCAGTGGACCTACGGATACGCCCGTTGTACCAACCAGCACGCCGGTTCAACCAACGCGTACCCCAACCCCGGTTCGACCCACCGATACGCCTGTTCCTGGACAGCCCACCAGCACGTTGACCCCGGTTCGTCCGACCGATACGCCCGTTCCCGGACAACCCACCAGCACGCCGGGCCCAGTGGAACCAACGGCGACCCTTCCTGCGGCTGTGACGCCGGTGGTTCCTCCGGTTCCGGTGCCTCTGTTTGTGCCGGAGGATTGTTTGACCTGGCCGACGCCAGGATTTATACCGGAGCAACTGCCAACACTGATGTTCGAGGGGAGCAGCGATTTCTTCATGGCGGTGCCAGGACAGAATGTTCAACTGAGCTTGAATCTCAAGAATCTTGGAAGTTCCCCTGTCCATGACGTCGTAGTCTGTAATCCACTGGATTCGGCCCTTGAGTTGGTTGATGCCAGTGTGACCCAGGGGACAACCCGCGTCATGCCAGGTGGCGTGATCGCCGAGCTCGGCACGGTGCCACCTCGAGGCACAGCGGAAATACAGCTGATGCTGACCATACGGGGTGAACAGCCGCTGGGCACTGTCATCGAAAACCAGGCATGGGTTGCGGCGGATGACCAGCGAGCCAGTACGTGGCTCTGGACCTGGGCCCTGCCGCCGGCCTGGCTGCCACCGACCGGCAACTGATTGTAACGGCGAAATCTGGCCGTGTCCCGTCTGCAGAAATGGCTGCCACCGATCTTTGTTTTTGGAGTCGCTCTGGCGGTCTATTCCCTTTCGTCGCCCAGCGGCCTTACCTGGGCCAACGATAGCGCCGATGGCGGCGATTTGATTGCCGCGGCCCTGGTTAGCGGTGTCCCCCACCCGCCCGGTTATCCAACCTACACCCTTCTTGCCCGGCTATTCACCTATCTGCCCTTCAATACGCCGGCCTGGCGCGTGAGCCTGCTTTCCTCGATCTGCGGCGCCCTGGCGGCAAGCCTGGTAGCCGCCATCGTGCAGCTTCTGATCTCGCCCCACTTGCGCAGGGACGGTCATTTGCCAGGAGAATCTAAGCCAGATATCGATACATTTCTGACGCGCCCAGCCTTGCAAATGTTAGTGGCAGCGACTGCTGGGCTGATGTTGGCATTTGCCCCCACCGTATGGGGGCAATCGACTGTGGTCGAGGTCTACGCCCTGCACATGGCGTTGGCTACCGCCATGGTATTCTGCCTGTTACGCTGGCGTTTCGGCGGCAACGTGGTCTGGATGGTGGCAGCCGGCCTGGTCTTTGGGCTGACCCTCGGCAATCACCTGACAAGTATCTGGCTTGTGTCCCTGGTTATCCTCTTCCTGTGGGATGGTCTGCGGCACCGACGGTCCGGAGGGCAGGCTTGGATTGTGCCTGCAGTGTTTGTTTTTGCCAGCCTGGCTGGACTCACTGTGTATGCTTATTTACCACTCGCGTCGGCTGGGCGTCCTCCCATCAATTGGGGCAATATTCAGGGCACCGGGGATTTCTGGTGGCTGGCCACCGGTCTGCTGTATCGTCCATTTGTATTTGCCGTGGATGTATGGGATGCGCTTGGCCGGTTGATTGCCTGGGTTGCCATGCTCTGGCGAGATTTTCTGCCATGGGGAATTGCGCTTGCGTTACTGGGCATCGCGCTGGCCTTTCGCCGCAACCGGATGCTGGTCTCCGGTGCCCTGCTTTCCCTGTTTCTCGGCCTGATGTGGGCCATTAGTTTCGACACGAGCGATTCGGTTCTCACCCTGCTTCCCGGGTGGGCTTTTGTCGCCGTGACCGCCGGCTTGGGATTGGCTGCGATTGCCGGGTGGCTGGTACGCTTTGATGACAGGGGTGGTTTCATTACCTGGGTACTCTGTCTGGCGCTGGTGATTATTCCCCTCGTCATTCATTGGCCTGCACAGAACCTGCGCCGGGAGTCGGCAGCGGAGGACTTCGTGGAGACCGTGCTCTCAAATGTCGCGCCCAACGCGCTGCTGCTTACGGTCGGCGACCGGGCAACTTTCGCGCTCTGGTATGCTCGCTATGGGTTGGGCGTACGACCCGACGTGATGGTGATTAGCCGCGACCTGTGGTATCTGGACAGCTATCGGGAAACGGTCGGTTACACCCATCCTGCATTGGCTGGAGACATGCCCAGCGTAATGCTGCCGGAAGTTCTACGCGACGCGAGTCGCCAACGGCCCGTGTATGTGACTGCGGCTTCCGAAGGCAGCCTGGATCTGGCGTCCATGGGGTTTTCCGAGAGCGACCCCTTTCAGTTGATCCCGGTCGACCTGACTGGGCCTGGTGGGGAGGGACTCCCTGGTGGATTATGGCAGCTCCTTCCCGCTCCGCGAGGTGCAGAAATTCTCCTAATCTGGCCTGTGCGAAGTCCCCTTTCGGGTCAGTCGGGTCAACTGGCGCAAGCATGGCCGGATGGCCGACTAACCATGATGGGGGCTACGCCCAGGCTAGACTCCAGCGCAGGGATTTGGCAATTCTGGAATTGCTGCCTGACGCCGATTTTTTTTGGCGAAAATCCTGGCCTGTGGTACCGTATACACTCTCTATGATAGAACAACACTCCTACGGGCAGACAACTGAAAAGGGCTCATCGCCGGGCAGGATCGGATGTGGCCTCCTTGTAGGTCTTCTGCTGCTTTTCATCCTGTTTGCGGCCGCCAAGGGGATTCGTACTCTGCCTGCGGCCCAGGGCGCGCTGGATGATCTGCGGGTGCTCCAGGGAATCGATCTCGGGTCGATGTCAGAACTGGATGGAGAGACCGTGCGGGAGTTCCACTATCGTTTGGCCAAATTGGAAGCCAATCTGGCCACGATTGATGCAGAGATTTCAGCCTTTTTGCCCCTGACCCGCCATATGGGCTGGTTGCCTCAGGTTGGCGACGAGGCACGGGCGTCGTCCGATATGCTCGAATTGGGATTGGCGGCAGCCACCGCCGGGCGAGCGGCCATGGAAGGAGCCTTGCCGGTACTCGAGGCTTTTCAAGAACCGGGCGAAGGTTCTTCCATGGCTCGCGTTGTTTCTGCGCTCGACCAGGCCGAATCCAGTTGGGCTGAGGCCGACGCAGCCTTGAGTCAGGTCGCCGCCGCTCGAACCCAACTCGATCTGAATGCCCTCGACCCTCGTCTTTCCGATCAGATCCAGCGTTTGGATGACTACTTGCCCCTTCTTGACGCGGGTATCGATCTGGCGCGGGCAGCACCTGGTCTGTTTGGGGGTGAGGAGGCCAGGACCTATTTGCTGCTCGCTCAGAACAGTGAAGAATTACGGCCAACGGGGGGGTTTATCTCAGGCGTGGGCTTTCTGAAGATCGATGGCGGTGAGTTGTCAGATCTGGATTTTGAGGACAGCCATCTGGTCTACAGCGCCGATGTCGACCATCCGCCAGCGCCGTCTGACCTGGAAACCTATATGCAAGCCGAGATTTTGCTCTTTCGCGACGCCAATTGGTCGCCCGATTTTCCAACATCGGCGGTTGTCGCACAAGCGTTGTACCAGTTGAACAGGGATGAGCTAAGTGATGGGGTCATTGCCTTCGATATGGAGGCGGCCCGTCTTATCGTGGATGCTCTGGCGCCTCTGGAACTGCCCGGTTATGAGGAACCTGTGACCGGTGAAAACCTGATTACAGCCATGCGAACCATCTGGGCCTCACCCTTCGAAACGGAAAGCACGATTGCCGATCCCCAGAAGGCCGGGTGGTGGTACCATCGCAAGGACTTCATGAGCGATCTTGCTGGAGCTGCCCGCAGCAAGGTAGAGTCGGGCCAGGCTGATCTGGGGCAGCTGGCTCGGGCCCTGTATACGGCCCTCGAGGAAAAGCACATCCTGATCAGTTTGAACGATCGCGCCGGCGCGGACCTGTTGGCGCGGACAGGCTGGGATGGCAGTCTGCAACCTGGAGATGGCGATTATCTGTTGGTGGTTGACAGCAACGTGGGCTGGAACAAGGTCAACACGCTGGTCGATCGAGAGGTGGTCACCCGGGTAACGCCCGGCGAAGCCGGCATTGCCCAGGTTGTCCTGGACATCACCTATACCCACAGGGGTGAGCCGGGATCGGCGCCTTGTGTTCATGAGTCGCGCTATGGTGACAGTTATGAGGACATGATTCGTCGCTGTTATTTCAACTATATCCGGGTATATGTGCCGGGCGGCGCTACGTTGCAGGATTCCTCGGGTTTTGAACCAGGTACCGTGACCAGTTTCCCCGGCGAGCACGGCACAACAGTTTTGGCCGGTTTCGTCGTACTTCCGCCCGGCCAAGAGCACCAGGTGCGCTTGCAATACGAGCTGCCTGCCGGTACCATCGGTGGTGACCGATACGACCTTCGTGTTCAGAAGCAACCGGGCACACCTTCCTGGCCGGTGACAGTGATGCTCACAGACTCGCAAGGTGATTGGCAACTCGTCGAGCCCGAAAGTGGCCTGGATCAAGACGAAAATACAGTCCTGTTCTGGCTGGCAAGCGATACGGACTTGTCCTTTGAACGGGTGAGATAGACCGAATCTGCGAGACAGAAAGAGTTTATTGTGATCAGATCTACTGTGGTTGCGGGGGCATTCGCTGGCTTGCTGCTGCTGAGCCTGACCGGCATGGTAATGGCGTCCGGCAGCAATCTTTCCAGCATCGCAAGGGATGTCACTTATCAGCAAGAGACGCCTGGCCGGCCAATTGTCATTCGTTGGTCGACTG from Chloroflexota bacterium harbors:
- a CDS encoding glycosyl hydrolase, which codes for MNRILLAGIIIVMVLFAQSCVPPQQDMLESGATQPAVADEADMTATAIASMPTPTPAPTDTPTSEPLVPTLALNTVEPTDLLQRQKTLTAEPTIGPTATLPAEITEVPMDQPPLPTNTPAVDSSQEADTLVPVVEQFAEGPLFSAPEPGSLRSRLGVGVPRHVSDQYLDQGLAQRLGFGWYLDWGPNEAPPEIEGVEFAQMIRVYGPDFVPNRQSIANVLATNRGALWIIGNEPDVPWQDNQTAGGYAQAYHELHTFIKSLDPNAQVAIGGVSQITPLRLQYLDDVLTAYERMFGQPMPVDVWNIHTFILREERDSWGVSIPPGMDVSQGILWEIEDHDNLELFKKQIIEFRRWMAEKGEREKPLIVTEYGILMPEGYGFEDEDVIQFMEGSFDFMLESRDSETGLPGDDNRLVQRLTWFSLGDDQYPTGNLLDPATGELTPVGEAFAGYAARLDAN
- a CDS encoding DUF2723 domain-containing protein; this translates as MSRLQKWLPPIFVFGVALAVYSLSSPSGLTWANDSADGGDLIAAALVSGVPHPPGYPTYTLLARLFTYLPFNTPAWRVSLLSSICGALAASLVAAIVQLLISPHLRRDGHLPGESKPDIDTFLTRPALQMLVAATAGLMLAFAPTVWGQSTVVEVYALHMALATAMVFCLLRWRFGGNVVWMVAAGLVFGLTLGNHLTSIWLVSLVILFLWDGLRHRRSGGQAWIVPAVFVFASLAGLTVYAYLPLASAGRPPINWGNIQGTGDFWWLATGLLYRPFVFAVDVWDALGRLIAWVAMLWRDFLPWGIALALLGIALAFRRNRMLVSGALLSLFLGLMWAISFDTSDSVLTLLPGWAFVAVTAGLGLAAIAGWLVRFDDRGGFITWVLCLALVIIPLVIHWPAQNLRRESAAEDFVETVLSNVAPNALLLTVGDRATFALWYARYGLGVRPDVMVISRDLWYLDSYRETVGYTHPALAGDMPSVMLPEVLRDASRQRPVYVTAASEGSLDLASMGFSESDPFQLIPVDLTGPGGEGLPGGLWQLLPAPRGAEILLIWPVRSPLSGQSGQLAQAWPDGRLTMMGATPRLDSSAGIWQFWNCCLTPIFFGENPGLWYRIHSL
- a CDS encoding DUF4012 domain-containing protein; protein product: MIEQHSYGQTTEKGSSPGRIGCGLLVGLLLLFILFAAAKGIRTLPAAQGALDDLRVLQGIDLGSMSELDGETVREFHYRLAKLEANLATIDAEISAFLPLTRHMGWLPQVGDEARASSDMLELGLAAATAGRAAMEGALPVLEAFQEPGEGSSMARVVSALDQAESSWAEADAALSQVAAARTQLDLNALDPRLSDQIQRLDDYLPLLDAGIDLARAAPGLFGGEEARTYLLLAQNSEELRPTGGFISGVGFLKIDGGELSDLDFEDSHLVYSADVDHPPAPSDLETYMQAEILLFRDANWSPDFPTSAVVAQALYQLNRDELSDGVIAFDMEAARLIVDALAPLELPGYEEPVTGENLITAMRTIWASPFETESTIADPQKAGWWYHRKDFMSDLAGAARSKVESGQADLGQLARALYTALEEKHILISLNDRAGADLLARTGWDGSLQPGDGDYLLVVDSNVGWNKVNTLVDREVVTRVTPGEAGIAQVVLDITYTHRGEPGSAPCVHESRYGDSYEDMIRRCYFNYIRVYVPGGATLQDSSGFEPGTVTSFPGEHGTTVLAGFVVLPPGQEHQVRLQYELPAGTIGGDRYDLRVQKQPGTPSWPVTVMLTDSQGDWQLVEPESGLDQDENTVLFWLASDTDLSFERVR